The Methylosinus sp. PW1 region CTTCCGATCGAGCGGCTGACGCTCTCAAATCTCACTATCGATGTCGAGGAAGTGAGCACGGAGTCGGCGATTTTCGATCTCGTTCTGCATGTCTTCAACGAAGCGCCGGGTCTGCGGCTGCGTTTCGAATATGATGTGGGCTTGTTCGACGAAGCGACCATCGCCGCAATGGCGGGGCATTTTACGGCTCTTGTCCAAAACATGCTGGAGGCCCCGGGGCTGCGCATCGCCGCGCTGAGTCTTTCGAATTCTGCGGAACGGTCGCAGATCATCGCCATGTCGGAAGGCGCATCCCTCCAAACAGTCACGCCGGAGCTGATTCATCACTGGCTCGGCAGAAATGCCCGCGCAGATCACCTCGCCGTGTCGGCGTGCGGCGCGGCGTTGACGTATGGCGAATTATCCGCCTGCTCCAATCGGATCGCGCACTGGCTACAGCGCTTGGGCGTCGGTCCCGACGTGCCTGTGGGCGTGCTTCTCGAGCCCTCCGTCCAGCTGGTGGCGGCGATCGTCGGCGTGTCGAAGGCGGGAGGCGCATTCGTGCCGCTCGATCCGGCCTATCCGCCCGCACGGATCGACTACATTCTGTCCGATGCAAAGGCGGGCGTGCTGCTGACGACGCAGGAGCTGGCGTCGAAGCTCGGCGACATTTCGACCGCTATTGCAATTTTGGATCAGAAGGTCCTCGACGCTATGCCGGACGTTCCCGTCGTCTCGAGCGTCGCGCCCGAGAACATCGCCTATATCATCTACACATCTGGCTCTACCGGCCGTGCGAAAGGCGTGATGGCGACGCATCGCAACGCGGTGGCCTCGACGCGCGCGCGCGCGGAGCATTACGCCGAGCCTGTCGCCGGCTTCCTGCTGTTGTCGTCCATTTCCTTCGACAGCTCATTGGCGGGGCTGTTCTGGACCTTGTTCCAAGGCGGGCGGCTGCACATCCCGTCTGAGACGATGCGCCGCGACCCGGGCGCGTTGATGCGTCTCGTCGAGCGAGAGTCGATCTCGCATCTCTTGTGTCTGCCGTCATTCTATTCCGCGTTGCTGCAGGTGACGACATCGGAAAGCGGCGCATCGCTGCGGTGCTGCATCGTCGCTGGCGAGGCCTGCAAGCGCGACGTCGCGGACCATCATTTTGCGAAGCTGCCGCACGCCGCTCTCTTCAATGAATATGGACCGACCGAATGCGCGGTTTGGAGCACGGTCCATGAATTCGCCGAGGATGAGAACCGGTCCGAGCCCGTGAGCATTGGGAGGCCCATTCCCGGCGCTCGGACTTATGTCGTCGGGCCGGACGGCGAGCTGTCGGCGGCGGGCCTTATCGGCGAGCTATATATCGGCGGTCCGGGCGTGACGCGAGGGTATCTCGGGCGGCCTGAATTGACCGCGGAGAAGTTCGTTCCCGATCCCTTCAGCGGCGGTGGCGAGCGACTCTACAGGACCGGGGACCGCGTAAAGCGCCGCCGAGATGGCGGGCTGGAGTTTCTCGGCCGTTTCGACGAGCAGATCAAGCTGCGCGGCTATCGCGTCGACCCTCGAGAGATCGAGGACGTCTTGTCGTCGCATCCCTCGGTTTCGGATGCTGCAGTGGTCGTGCACGCAGAGAAGGAGGGGAGCGCCAGGCTGATCGCCTATGTCGTCGCCGAAAGCGATTCGGGTGAGATCGAATCCGCGCTACGGCGGCATGTCGCTCAGAATTTGCCGGCTTTCATGGCGCCAGAGGCCGTCGTCGCGCTGCCGGCGTTGCCCCGACTCCCGAACGGGAAAGTCGATCGCTCGGCGCTGTTGGAGCCGGTGGCCGTCGTCGCCACGGAGCAGGATTTGGAACGCGACGGCCACGCCAGCGCGATCGAATTTCTTCTCGCCGACATTTGGCGCGCTGTGCTCGGGGTTGAGGAGATCGGCCGCAACGACAATTTTTTCGATCTGGGCGGCAATTCATTGTCGGCTATCCAAGTCATCGCGCGCGCGCAGCAGCTGTTCGGCAAAGACATTCCGATCACGACGCTTTTCGAGGGGGGGACTCTCGGCGAGCTCGCCGGGGAGATCGAGGGCGCCGCTGGCGCGGACGCCATCAACGAAAAGCTGAGCTTTCTGCTCGCAGAGATCGACCCGACCGCGGAGTTGGACGCCGTCGCTCGTGGCCTCGGAAAAGAAGGGCCGCAGCATGTCTGGTGAGATCCGTTATGCTCTCGCGGAGAGCGCATGTGTGGAGCCGTTGGTCGGACGCTGGGTGGCTTGGCCCCATGTGATGGCGCCGGTCACGCAGAGCCTGCATCTCCTGAACTACCAGATCAAAACGATCGGCTCCTATCTCGGCAATCCGGCGATTCACGAGGTCTCTTGCCGCAATCCAAAGCTCTTGGGCGGCGCTTTCGTCGATGTGCCGGCGACCCGCCAATCCGAAGTTCGAGACTTCTTGGCCGAGACCGAGGACACTTTTTCGGACAATCTGGCTTTCGCGCGCACGCTGATCGAGTTTCACAATAAGCTCGTCGCCGAAGCGAAGGGCGAAAGCCTCGAGGACTGCTACCAGAGGATTCCCGAACCGTTGCGTGGCTATGTCGAGCTTCTCTACGACTACTACAATCGTCCGATCGTGCGGCCGCTCGAAGGGCTTCTCTACAAGAGCGGGTATTACAAGAAAGAGGCGCAGTCGTTGCGTCTCTTCC contains the following coding sequences:
- a CDS encoding amino acid adenylation domain-containing protein — translated: MTQNDIVPRPPGDNPLSYGQERIWFQCQMSPNPAMFNIALLARIGGALDAGALQSSLEEIIRRHEVLRSGFASDCGVPRLFYSSDADFSYDRIDLRSLDEEAQNSEVRTLSHAEARKPFDLDAPPLMRATLLILGDERHVLLLTIHHIIWDGWSSGLLIQEIAQLYEAAMKGAPNPLPPLSVQYGDFAYWHRRLMASEAGGKQLDYWANRLAGLPDLLALPTDRPRASKQANRGSRYSWTLSQEALAGLTELARKTNTTLFVVLAAAFKTLLYHYSGQTDIAVGTTIAYRTHPELERLVGFFANALVLRTTLADNPSFETLLARVHEAAVGAQSNQDAPFETLVEKLATKRGLSHNPLFQVAFVHHNLPIERLTLSNLTIDVEEVSTESAIFDLVLHVFNEAPGLRLRFEYDVGLFDEATIAAMAGHFTALVQNMLEAPGLRIAALSLSNSAERSQIIAMSEGASLQTVTPELIHHWLGRNARADHLAVSACGAALTYGELSACSNRIAHWLQRLGVGPDVPVGVLLEPSVQLVAAIVGVSKAGGAFVPLDPAYPPARIDYILSDAKAGVLLTTQELASKLGDISTAIAILDQKVLDAMPDVPVVSSVAPENIAYIIYTSGSTGRAKGVMATHRNAVASTRARAEHYAEPVAGFLLLSSISFDSSLAGLFWTLFQGGRLHIPSETMRRDPGALMRLVERESISHLLCLPSFYSALLQVTTSESGASLRCCIVAGEACKRDVADHHFAKLPHAALFNEYGPTECAVWSTVHEFAEDENRSEPVSIGRPIPGARTYVVGPDGELSAAGLIGELYIGGPGVTRGYLGRPELTAEKFVPDPFSGGGERLYRTGDRVKRRRDGGLEFLGRFDEQIKLRGYRVDPREIEDVLSSHPSVSDAAVVVHAEKEGSARLIAYVVAESDSGEIESALRRHVAQNLPAFMAPEAVVALPALPRLPNGKVDRSALLEPVAVVATEQDLERDGHASAIEFLLADIWRAVLGVEEIGRNDNFFDLGGNSLSAIQVIARAQQLFGKDIPITTLFEGGTLGELAGEIEGAAGADAINEKLSFLLAEIDPTAELDAVARGLGKEGPQHVW